The following proteins are encoded in a genomic region of Drosophila willistoni isolate 14030-0811.24 chromosome 3R, UCI_dwil_1.1, whole genome shotgun sequence:
- the LOC6649494 gene encoding transcription intermediary factor 1-alpha isoform X1 has translation MDLDLEHLKNDFLPLLAGIKQEQLDTVPTDVLGLPSGGVGGGGGSSGGGGGAGSGGSNGGGNGGGAAATTATTSTSSSTSSSSSSSMMGNPCDSAEKRSGSNSSASAKFTLFKCVYCAQLLGSNDRPKLLECLHVACSQCVSTKFSELDRSLPPLIHCPVCDNASQNEYIIDNQFLIEQCASGDSGEGNGGSPEGQKSSASANIQCSSCSDGAVATSWCVDCSEYICDSCVQAHQRLKITKDHTIKPKDEANNEQLAGTAGVDKLHMCQLHTQEKLSLFCETCDKLTCRDCQLSDHRDHKYKFAHEIATESRQALSTLVSEINYKRFLLSSATKVIDDRQQLIHDKKKDLIKEITAMVVKITNTVNMRGKQLVMRLNEVCDSKLKVLVEKKETLQLLSDNTDHCIEFMQNALEKGSDFAILSSKKSLIRHLQKLKCQRADIPNPEIPVRIQVQLNQVADLQKVISQLGIVIVDGKPYPPAPSPNGTAQPPPRQPPSPNMAPPLRPGLPPGMPAGLSPNGPPVNFGPQNGPPMYSNPGGQPQYNNLSLGRSFPGDGPVRFGGMPPVGMQRQGQPHVSSSTHPQNMDISLRGLLNNQAAQSPNAHMAFNGPPSYPGGPQGAPSPAHQQMGPQMRPHFLSSQQSGFSQGGGGQGGGPRDGSFMSSNARFQSQYQRMASHAQQQAAAAAMAGAAAGGGQIPSPGSMQRPPMMPNPMQNSMGFHGSQPGFNTGPPQTSPQLSASMHSLAKWHIPQSAQQSSLCQQQGPLLPFANGRQTSENFKISLKSPNTLKNSTPPGLSIGSGPNHPGNGGNGSIASPQLNAAALGLGPAVSILPNVTSTNPKTPSPSTHENTKDFTEPIDKVRDDSINDLIATIAKLDSNGVQVLPEGRTKTTSPQVHSSTDLSNTQEVNNKNEQKDDPNEDWCAVCLDGGELMCCDKCPKVFHQNCHIPAISSLPDESESWQCLLCVNLKELTKSESSDKVSQGELSSLELRILQRICLELYCQYEQSLNFREPESPANTSYYEIVSSPMSLDVIRTRLDPSSPNHYKDIVGFVSDVRLIFSNTYLFYQEDTKTYSNAKYLENFFEEQLAKWLPNFEKKQGKTTSASTSPALLTAAASPIENGRKSCGSASLGDNDGSSLPAKRARRTMHE, from the exons TCAGGATCAAACTCATCCGCCTCAGCTAAATTTACATTGTTCAAATGTGTCTACTGTGCCCAGCTATTGGGCTCGAACGATCGACCGAAACTATTGGAATGTCTACACGTGGCCTGTTCCCAATGTGTGAGCACGAAATTCTCCGAGTTGGATCGTTCACTGCCGCCATTGATACACTGTCCGGTGTGTGATAATGCCTCACAAAACGAATACATTATTGATAATCAGTTCCTGATCGAGCAATGTGCATCGGGCGACAGCGGAGAGGGCAACGGAGGATCGCCCGAGGGTCAAAAGAGCTCGGCATCGGCAAATATACAATGCAGCAGTTGCTCGGATGGCGCTGTGGCTACATCCTGGTGTGTAGATTGCTCCGAATATATATGCGACAGTTGTGTACAGGCACATCAGCGGCTCAAGATCACCAAGGATCACACGATCAAGCCAAAGGATGAGGCCAACAATGAGCAGTTGGCCGGCACAGCCGGTGTGGACAAGTTGCACATGTGCCAGCTGCACACTCAGGAGAAACTCTCATTATTCTGCGAGACATGCGACAAACTGACATGTCGAGATTGTCAATTGAGTGATCATCGCGAtcacaaatacaaatttgcTCACGAGATTGCCACCGAATCGCGTCAAGCGTTGTCCACATTGGTCTCGGAGATTAACTACAAGCGCTTCCTGCTGTCATCGGCCACCAAGGTGATTGACGATCGCCAGCAGCTAATACACGATAAGAAAAAGGATCTAATTAAGGAAATCACCGCCATGGTAGTGAAAATTACCAATACGGTCAATATGCGTGGCAAACAGTTGGTCATGCGGCTCAATGAAGTGTGTGACAGCAAACTGAAGGTTCTCGTTGAGAAGAAGGAAACCCTGCAGCTTCTCTCTGACAACACGGATCATTGCATTGAATTCATGCAGAATGCTTTGGAGAAGGGCAGCGATTTTGCCATTCTATCGAGTAAAAAATCACTTATACGCCATCTGCAGAAATTGAAATGTCAGCGAGCGGATATACCCAATCCGGAGATACCAGTACGCATTCAGGTGCAGCTCAATCAAGTGGCCGATCTGCAGAAGGTGATCTCTCAGCTTGGTATTGTGATTGTGGATGGCAAACCATATCCCCCAGCCCCGTCACCCAATGGAACAGCGCAGCCGCCGCCGCGTCAACCGCCCAGTCCGAATATGGCGCCACCATTACGTCCTGGCTTGCCGCCCGGCATGCCAGCCGGATTGTCACCAAATGGACCGCCGGTTAATTTTGGGCCACAGAATGGTCCGCCCATGTACAGTAATCCGGGTGGTCAGCCGCAGTATAATAATCTCTCGCTGGGACGCTCATTTCCTGGTGATGGGCCAG TTCGATTTGGTGGCATGCCTCCTGTGGGCATGCAACGGCAAGGCCAGCCTCATGTTAGCTCCTCAACACATCCGCAAAATATGG ACATTAGTCTGCGTGGCCTGCTGAACAATCAGGCGGCGCAGAGTCCCAATGCCCATATGGCCTTTAATGGACCTCCCAGCTATCCAGGTGGACCGCAGGGTGCACCATCTCCTGCACATCAGCAAATGGGACCTCAGATGCGACCACATTTTCTGTCCAGTCAGCAATCGGGGTTTTCCCAGGGTGGTGGTGGCCAGGGCGGCGGTCCGCGCGATGGCAGCTTCATGAGTAGCAATGCCCGATTTCAGTCTCAGTATCAACGCATGGCAAGCCATGCCCAACAACAGGCAGCAGCGGCTGCCATGGCCGGAGCAGCTGCCGGCGGGGGACAAATACCATCGCCGGGTTCCATGCAGCGGCCACCAATGATGCCAAATCCCATGCAGAAT TCGATGGGGTTTCATGGGAGCCAGCCTGGTTTTAATACCGGGCCACCTCAGACGTCACCTCAACTAAGCGCCAGCATGCATAGCCTTGCCAAATGGCACATACCTCAATCTGCCCAGCAGTCGAGCT TGTGTCAACAGCAAGGACCTCTCTTGCCATTTGCCAATGGCCGCCAGACATCGGAAAACTTTAAAATCTCACTGAAATCTCCCAATACATTGAAGAATAGTACACCGCCTGGTTTAAGCATTGGCAGCGGACCCAATCATCCTGGCAACGGGGGCAATGGCTCAATTGCTTCGCCGCAACTAAATGCTGCCGCTTTGGGTCTGGGACCAGCCGTTTCAATATTACCGAATGTAACCTCAACAAATCCAAAGACTCCCAGCCCCAGCACACATGAG aATACCAAGGATTTTACTGAACCCATTGATAAGGTGCGCGATGATTCCATTAATGATCTTATAGCCACTATAGCCAAATTGGATTCGAATGGCGTTCAAGTGTTGCCGGAAGGTCGGACAAAGACAACATCACCACAGGTGCATAGCTCAACGGACTTGTCCAATACCCAAGAAG ttaataataaaaacgaacaaaaagaTGACCCTAATGAAGATTGGTGCGCCGTTTGTCTGGATGGTGGTGAGCTCATGTGCTGCGACAAATGCCCCAAGGTATTCCATCAAAATTGTCACATACCCGCGATCAGTTCACTGCCCGACGAAAGCGAGAGTTGGCAATGTCTGTTGTGTGTTAATCTCAAGGAGCTGACCAAGTCGGAGAGCAGTGACAAGGTCTCACAGGGTGAGCTAAGCAGCCTGGAGTTGAGGATATTGCAGCGTATATGCCTGGAATTGTATTGCCAGTACGAGCAGAGTCTCAATTTTCGAGAGCCCGAATCGCCGGCAAATACATCGTATTATGAAATCGTATCCAG TCCCATGTCATTGGATGTGATACGCACGCGTCTGGATCCATCCAGTCCAAATCATTATAAGGACATTGTTGGCTTTGTGTCCGATGTACGCTTGATTTTCTCCAACACGTATCTTTTTTATCAG GAGGACACCAAGACCTACTCAAATGCCAAATACCTGGAGAACTTCTTTGAGGAGCAATTAGCCAAATGGTTACCAAATTTCGAGAAAAAGCAAGGCAAGACGACAAGCGCTTCGACATCACCTGCCCTATtaacagcagcagcttcaCCCATCGAGAATGGACGCAAGAGCTGTGGTTCCGCCTCGCTTGGGGACAATGATGGCTCCAGCTTGCCCGCCAAGCGCGCTCGACGCACAATGCATGAATAG
- the LOC6649494 gene encoding transcription intermediary factor 1-alpha isoform X2 codes for MDLDLEHLKNDFLPLLAGIKQEQLDTVPTDVLGLPSGGVGGGGGSSGGGGGAGSGGSNGGGNGGGAAATTATTSTSSSTSSSSSSSMMGNPCDSAEKRSGSNSSASAKFTLFKCVYCAQLLGSNDRPKLLECLHVACSQCVSTKFSELDRSLPPLIHCPVCDNASQNEYIIDNQFLIEQCASGDSGEGNGGSPEGQKSSASANIQCSSCSDGAVATSWCVDCSEYICDSCVQAHQRLKITKDHTIKPKDEANNEQLAGTAGVDKLHMCQLHTQEKLSLFCETCDKLTCRDCQLSDHRDHKYKFAHEIATESRQALSTLVSEINYKRFLLSSATKVIDDRQQLIHDKKKDLIKEITAMVVKITNTVNMRGKQLVMRLNEVCDSKLKVLVEKKETLQLLSDNTDHCIEFMQNALEKGSDFAILSSKKSLIRHLQKLKCQRADIPNPEIPVRIQVQLNQVADLQKVISQLGIVIVDGKPYPPAPSPNGTAQPPPRQPPSPNMAPPLRPGLPPGMPAGLSPNGPPVNFGPQNGPPMYSNPGGQPQYNNLSLGRSFPGDGPVRFGGMPPVGMQRQGQPHVSSSTHPQNMDISLRGLLNNQAAQSPNAHMAFNGPPSYPGGPQGAPSPAHQQMGPQMRPHFLSSQQSGFSQGGGGQGGGPRDGSFMSSNARFQSQYQRMASHAQQQAAAAAMAGAAAGGGQIPSPGSMQRPPMMPNPMQNSMGFHGSQPGFNTGPPQTSPQLSASMHSLAKWHIPQSAQQSSLCQQQGPLLPFANGRQTSENFKISLKSPNTLKNSTPPGLSIGSGPNHPGNGGNGSIASPQLNAAALGLGPAVSILPNVTSTNPKTPSPSTHENTKDFTEPIDKVRDDSINDLIATIAKLDSNGVQVLPEGRTKTTSPQVHSSTDLSNTQEDDPNEDWCAVCLDGGELMCCDKCPKVFHQNCHIPAISSLPDESESWQCLLCVNLKELTKSESSDKVSQGELSSLELRILQRICLELYCQYEQSLNFREPESPANTSYYEIVSSPMSLDVIRTRLDPSSPNHYKDIVGFVSDVRLIFSNTYLFYQEDTKTYSNAKYLENFFEEQLAKWLPNFEKKQGKTTSASTSPALLTAAASPIENGRKSCGSASLGDNDGSSLPAKRARRTMHE; via the exons TCAGGATCAAACTCATCCGCCTCAGCTAAATTTACATTGTTCAAATGTGTCTACTGTGCCCAGCTATTGGGCTCGAACGATCGACCGAAACTATTGGAATGTCTACACGTGGCCTGTTCCCAATGTGTGAGCACGAAATTCTCCGAGTTGGATCGTTCACTGCCGCCATTGATACACTGTCCGGTGTGTGATAATGCCTCACAAAACGAATACATTATTGATAATCAGTTCCTGATCGAGCAATGTGCATCGGGCGACAGCGGAGAGGGCAACGGAGGATCGCCCGAGGGTCAAAAGAGCTCGGCATCGGCAAATATACAATGCAGCAGTTGCTCGGATGGCGCTGTGGCTACATCCTGGTGTGTAGATTGCTCCGAATATATATGCGACAGTTGTGTACAGGCACATCAGCGGCTCAAGATCACCAAGGATCACACGATCAAGCCAAAGGATGAGGCCAACAATGAGCAGTTGGCCGGCACAGCCGGTGTGGACAAGTTGCACATGTGCCAGCTGCACACTCAGGAGAAACTCTCATTATTCTGCGAGACATGCGACAAACTGACATGTCGAGATTGTCAATTGAGTGATCATCGCGAtcacaaatacaaatttgcTCACGAGATTGCCACCGAATCGCGTCAAGCGTTGTCCACATTGGTCTCGGAGATTAACTACAAGCGCTTCCTGCTGTCATCGGCCACCAAGGTGATTGACGATCGCCAGCAGCTAATACACGATAAGAAAAAGGATCTAATTAAGGAAATCACCGCCATGGTAGTGAAAATTACCAATACGGTCAATATGCGTGGCAAACAGTTGGTCATGCGGCTCAATGAAGTGTGTGACAGCAAACTGAAGGTTCTCGTTGAGAAGAAGGAAACCCTGCAGCTTCTCTCTGACAACACGGATCATTGCATTGAATTCATGCAGAATGCTTTGGAGAAGGGCAGCGATTTTGCCATTCTATCGAGTAAAAAATCACTTATACGCCATCTGCAGAAATTGAAATGTCAGCGAGCGGATATACCCAATCCGGAGATACCAGTACGCATTCAGGTGCAGCTCAATCAAGTGGCCGATCTGCAGAAGGTGATCTCTCAGCTTGGTATTGTGATTGTGGATGGCAAACCATATCCCCCAGCCCCGTCACCCAATGGAACAGCGCAGCCGCCGCCGCGTCAACCGCCCAGTCCGAATATGGCGCCACCATTACGTCCTGGCTTGCCGCCCGGCATGCCAGCCGGATTGTCACCAAATGGACCGCCGGTTAATTTTGGGCCACAGAATGGTCCGCCCATGTACAGTAATCCGGGTGGTCAGCCGCAGTATAATAATCTCTCGCTGGGACGCTCATTTCCTGGTGATGGGCCAG TTCGATTTGGTGGCATGCCTCCTGTGGGCATGCAACGGCAAGGCCAGCCTCATGTTAGCTCCTCAACACATCCGCAAAATATGG ACATTAGTCTGCGTGGCCTGCTGAACAATCAGGCGGCGCAGAGTCCCAATGCCCATATGGCCTTTAATGGACCTCCCAGCTATCCAGGTGGACCGCAGGGTGCACCATCTCCTGCACATCAGCAAATGGGACCTCAGATGCGACCACATTTTCTGTCCAGTCAGCAATCGGGGTTTTCCCAGGGTGGTGGTGGCCAGGGCGGCGGTCCGCGCGATGGCAGCTTCATGAGTAGCAATGCCCGATTTCAGTCTCAGTATCAACGCATGGCAAGCCATGCCCAACAACAGGCAGCAGCGGCTGCCATGGCCGGAGCAGCTGCCGGCGGGGGACAAATACCATCGCCGGGTTCCATGCAGCGGCCACCAATGATGCCAAATCCCATGCAGAAT TCGATGGGGTTTCATGGGAGCCAGCCTGGTTTTAATACCGGGCCACCTCAGACGTCACCTCAACTAAGCGCCAGCATGCATAGCCTTGCCAAATGGCACATACCTCAATCTGCCCAGCAGTCGAGCT TGTGTCAACAGCAAGGACCTCTCTTGCCATTTGCCAATGGCCGCCAGACATCGGAAAACTTTAAAATCTCACTGAAATCTCCCAATACATTGAAGAATAGTACACCGCCTGGTTTAAGCATTGGCAGCGGACCCAATCATCCTGGCAACGGGGGCAATGGCTCAATTGCTTCGCCGCAACTAAATGCTGCCGCTTTGGGTCTGGGACCAGCCGTTTCAATATTACCGAATGTAACCTCAACAAATCCAAAGACTCCCAGCCCCAGCACACATGAG aATACCAAGGATTTTACTGAACCCATTGATAAGGTGCGCGATGATTCCATTAATGATCTTATAGCCACTATAGCCAAATTGGATTCGAATGGCGTTCAAGTGTTGCCGGAAGGTCGGACAAAGACAACATCACCACAGGTGCATAGCTCAACGGACTTGTCCAATACCCAAGAAG aTGACCCTAATGAAGATTGGTGCGCCGTTTGTCTGGATGGTGGTGAGCTCATGTGCTGCGACAAATGCCCCAAGGTATTCCATCAAAATTGTCACATACCCGCGATCAGTTCACTGCCCGACGAAAGCGAGAGTTGGCAATGTCTGTTGTGTGTTAATCTCAAGGAGCTGACCAAGTCGGAGAGCAGTGACAAGGTCTCACAGGGTGAGCTAAGCAGCCTGGAGTTGAGGATATTGCAGCGTATATGCCTGGAATTGTATTGCCAGTACGAGCAGAGTCTCAATTTTCGAGAGCCCGAATCGCCGGCAAATACATCGTATTATGAAATCGTATCCAG TCCCATGTCATTGGATGTGATACGCACGCGTCTGGATCCATCCAGTCCAAATCATTATAAGGACATTGTTGGCTTTGTGTCCGATGTACGCTTGATTTTCTCCAACACGTATCTTTTTTATCAG GAGGACACCAAGACCTACTCAAATGCCAAATACCTGGAGAACTTCTTTGAGGAGCAATTAGCCAAATGGTTACCAAATTTCGAGAAAAAGCAAGGCAAGACGACAAGCGCTTCGACATCACCTGCCCTATtaacagcagcagcttcaCCCATCGAGAATGGACGCAAGAGCTGTGGTTCCGCCTCGCTTGGGGACAATGATGGCTCCAGCTTGCCCGCCAAGCGCGCTCGACGCACAATGCATGAATAG